GGGAAGCGGTTCGAGATGTACAACGACACCGTGCTGGGCTTCAACAAGTCGGGCAAGGAGGTCGTGCGGCAGCAGGTGGAGGAGCCGATCTACATCCGCCCGGCCGAGCGCGTGAACTGGCTGTAACCACGGCGCGCAGCTGATCCCATCGAAGGGCCGGGGGCTCGACGAGCCCCCCGGCCCTTCCTGTTTTTATCTCCTTTCTGCCGGTTCCTCTTCCGATCCGTTTTCACCGCCCCCGCCTGCCGGTTCCGAGATCCCATACGGCCATCTTCGAGTCCAGAAGAACATCGCGCGTGAGCAACGATTCACAGGCGCCCAGGTCGGCGCCACCCGCATTCCATGCCGCAGGGTAAGCCGAAGGCTCATGGAGACTGCATTGCCATGCTGCAGGACGACCCGAGGGCTCATGAGGAGTGGTGGAAATTCAACGTCTTAACCTCGTCCTGTCTTCCATAATCCAAAAGCCTGGCGCAGAATAAGGATGAGGAGAACACACGCCTGTACAAAGCGGGGATGGGTCATTCAAGTGCTATATTTTGAAGGGCTTGTCTGTGCCGGACAAACGGGGTCTGGCGGAGCCCTGCGTGTGCGAAGGACTTGGAAGCTGATGCGGCGAAATGCCGAGCACCCGGGGGCGGCGATTGTCGCGAAGACCGGACGAGGTCATACGTGACGCAGGGTGGCACGGACGAGGCCGGAATCCTCTCCAGCGCAGCCGATGATCAGCCTTGGGCGGCTTGGCCGGACGACAAGCTCCTGAATCTGAAACTGTGCGATCTGCAGTTGGGTCTCGAGGGGGGATTTCTCTCTGAACAGATTGCGCGGCTGTATGCCGAGCTTGAATCCAGACGATTGGTCTTCAGACCGCACTTTTGGCTGTCCGACGAGTGGTTCACCCCGGACGGAGTCTCCGGGATCGCCATTCCGTTCTATCTGGCGCATCCACGCCTCGCTCGGCTCGAACTCAGCCAAATGCTGGAGGTGGAAGGGGGCACTGCCGAGTGGTGCATGCGCATCCTGCGCCACGAGACGGGACATGCCATCGAAAATGCCCACCTGCTTCGCCGGCGCCGGCGGCGGCGGCAGTTGTTCGGGAAGTCGTCGCAGCCCTATCCCGATTATTACACGCCTAAGCCGTATAGCCGCAGCTTTGTGCTGCATCTGGACATTTGGTATGCGCAAAGCCATCCGGACGAGGACTTCGCGGAGACCTTCGCCGTTTGGCTGGATCCGGATTCAATGTGGCGTGAACGCTACCGCGGCTGGCCGGCGCTCAAGAAGCTCGAATACATGGATCAGCTCATGCGGGAGCTGGCTGATGTCCCGCCGAAGGTGTCATCCACGCAGGAGATCGATCCTCTCTCGAGTCTCAGCAAGACCCTGCGAGAGCATTACGAACAGAAGCGCGAGCGCTACGGCGTGGAACGCCCGAATTTTTACGATGCCGATCTCCGCCGGCTGTTCTCCGACGCGCCTGCTTTCGCCGGTAACAAGACCGCGGCCGCCTTTCTCAGCCGAATCCGCAAGGAAGTCCGCCGCAAGGTCGCCGGCTGGACGGGGGAATATCAATACACCATCGATCAGGTGCTCGAGAGCATGATCGTCCGTTGTCGCGAATTAAATCTGCGGCTTGCTGTTCCGGAAGACCAGGCGAAGCTCGACTTCACGGTGCTGTTGACAGTGCAAACGATGAACTATCTCCACAGCGGTCGTCACCGGGTGGCGTTATGAGAAAACTCCGTGTCCTGGTCCTGATGCACGAGGACCTCGTTCCTCCAGAACACACCAACGGGCATGATCTGAAGACGGTGGAATGGAAAACCGAGTACGACGTGGTCTCGACGCTCAGGAAGATGGGCCACGAAGTCCGTCCCCTAGGCGTGAAGAGCGACCTGGGCGTCATCCGGAGCGCCGTCGAGGAGTGGAGACCGCACATCGCCTTCAATCTGCTCGAGGAATTCGACGGCGTGGCGGTGTATGACCAGAACGTCGTGTCCTACCTCGAGCTGCTCCGTGTTCCGTACACTGGCTGCAATCCGCGCGGGCTGATGCTGGCGCGCGACAAAGCGCTGTCGAAGAAAGTCCTGTCGTTTCACCGGATTCCATTTCCCGAGTTCATCGTCGTTCCCTTGGGCCGTTCGGTGAAGCGGCCGAAATGGCTCTCATTCCCTCTGATCGTCAAGTCGGTCTCCGAGGAGGCGTCGCTCGGGATTTCGCAGGCTTCCATCGTCGAAGACGACGAGAAGCTGCGGGAGCGCGTGGCGTTCATTCATAACAGCGTCGGCACGGGCGCCATCGTCGAGCGGTACATCGAGGGGCGGGAACTTTACGTCGGCGTGCTGGGGAATTCCCACCTGCAGGTGCTGCCGGTGTGGGAGCTGCTGATGGACAAGATGCCGGACGAGTCCCGCCGCATCGCGACCGAGCGGGTGAAGTGGAGTCGGAAATACCAAGAGAAGTACGGCATCCGGTCGTGCGAAGCCAAGACCCTTCCGGAGGGAATGACGGAGCAGATCCAGCATCTGGCCAAACGGGTCTATCGCGCTCTCGGACTGAGCGGCTATGCACGGATCGATCTCCGGCTTGACGCGGAGGGTCGCGTGTACGTCCTGGAAGCCAATCCGAATCCGCAAATCGCCGAAGACGAAGACTTCGCCGAGTCCGCACAGCGGGCTAACCTCTCCTATAGCGATCTGCTTCAAGATGTCCTGAACATCGGGCTGCGCTGGCGACCTGCCCGCGTCGCCTAGCATTACTGCGGCGGCGAGCCCTTTCTTCGACTCTTCAACCAGAAAACCGGCTGCGCAAGAGGCCGGAGAAGACACCCGCGTCTTCGTCTGACTCCACTTCAAAGCTGAGGCATCGCGATGCGCCGCGCGCCCTTTGGGATGCCTGGATTAAAAAACAGGGCGGCTCTTTACGTGATGAAGAAGGCCCGGCTTCCGAGCGCAGACCGTGGGGCTACCGACGCAACAGATTCCGACCGACTAAGGCCCGAACCGGATTCCGAACATCACGGCCACGCTGGTATTGTCGTTTGGGACCGGGGGGGAGAGGGTAATGTGATGCAGGTTGACCATCAGAGTCGTGGCCAGCGCAATGTTTCTGGTGGCCTGGTATTCGGCGGAGAGGCCGAGCGGAATGAAGTGGCTGGTATCGTTGCGGTCGATGTGGTTCGGACCGGCTCCACGATCCAGATCCGCGTGCACTAAACCGATTCCTGCAAACGGCACGAGGTTGATGCCGTTGTTGAGTCGCAAATGGTATTTGGCCACTCCGGCGAAAGCGATCTGCGTCAGATCTCCGGTCGGCGCCAACAACATCATAGGACCGAAGGAGAACGAACGATCCAAATAATAGTCAAGATTAAATCCGAGCGCGAAGACCGTCCCATCGGTTGTCCCGCTCCAAAAACCGAGGTCCGTGCCGAATCCCCAGCGATTCTCATCCGCTCGTGCGAGGTCGGGCATCGGCGAAGCCAGGACGGCCACCACCATGCTTGAGAGCACAACCTTGCTCAACTTGTCACACACTCCGCTCATTCCATTCTCCTCTTGCAGAACGACAGCCGCGCGGACTCTATCATAGCGATCTCTGCGGGACAAGCTTCCGCCGACTTCCCGACGTGTCGAGCCGGCCGGAGAGCGGTGTGATCCTCAATCGGTCTCGAAACACGCCGCCACGATGTTTTCCCAAGCGAGTCCGGCTCAGACCGCCGAAGCGCGCCGCCGCGACGATGATCGGATTGTTGGAGTAAGCGGAAGCGTTCAGGCGGTCGCGACGCAGGCGGCCGAAACGCTCGAAGCCGAAGCGGCCGAGCGTCCCGAGGACAACGCGAACGTCATCCCTCTGATACCGGAGGTGATCCCGGTCGAGATGCTCGACAAGGTGCTCTGGTGGTTCCGATAGCCGGGATGCGCACCGGAGGCTGAGCAACCTGCGCTAGAGATACCGATGCGCCGTGGCCGTTCCCTCAGGGCCGAATTCGTAAAGTAAGGGAGCGCCGGTGGGAATGTTCAGCTCAAGCACTTGATCCGGCGTCAGACGATCGAGGTGCATCACCAGGGCGCGCAGGCTGTTGCCGTGGGCGGCGATCAGGATGGTTTCCCCAGCGAGAACGTGGGGTTCAATACGGGATTTGTAATAGGGCAGCACGCGCTCCGCCGTGTCCTTGAGACTTTCTCCTCCCGGCGGACGAATGTCGTAACTTCGGCGCCACAGCTTAACCTGGTGCTCACCGTATTTCTGCGCTGTTTCCGCCTTGTTAAGTCCCTGCAAGTCGCCGTACATGCGTTCATTCAAGGCCTGGTCCTTTTCGATCGGAATGTGGGACTGTCCGATGACTTCCAGAACGATTCGGAGAGTCTCGATCGCTCTGGTCAACACCGACGTAAAGGCTCGGTCAAAGCGATAACCGATCAGTTTCTTGCCCGCCTCCCGCGCTTCTTCTTCACCCTTCGCCGACAGAGGGACGTCTACCCAGCCCGTGAACCGGTTTTCTAGATTCCATTGCGATTCGCCGTGACGCAGCAACACCAGCCGACCCATTGCTACTTCTCCCGATTCTTAAAAAGTCTCCATGAGCCTTTGGCCGCGACCCATTGCAAATGAAAGACACTGGGTCCCCCGGCAACGGGTACCCGGCAGCATGAACATAAGCGAACAGCTCAGAGCTATTCCCGCTCTCTACTCGCTCTTTTCTAAAGACGATACGTTTCTCAGACTTGCCACAGGATACGCAATCGCCGCTCCAAGTCAAGCCTCGGACTTCGACAAACGCATCCTCTGGGGCTCCTTGCAATCACTCCGTGCAGTCAGTACCATGCCGCCTGTTGCCGCGGCTCTTCTTCTTATACGGGCAATGGGTGATGGCCTCTGTTCCGGATCCACGAGCTCAATCTGGGCAGGAACTCGAGCGCTGGTGGATCGAAATGGCGCGGCGCCTCGGCGTCGGCGAACGGGCGGAGTATTTCTTTAAGCACGCGCTCGGCCCGGGTCGATTGTTGGAGCGGATCGGGCGGGTGGGAGGAAACATCGACTATCTGTTGTTCGTCTTGATCCGGTATTGGATTCCGCCCGTGCTCCCACCGCCCGGCCGTGAGCGCATGTCGAAAAACGATCAAGATTATTGGCTGGAATCCGAGCAAATCCTCAAACGCGCGGTCGAACGTTTGAGGGAATTGAAGCCCTTGATCGAATTGCTGACGGCCCCGAATCCGCTCACAGCCGCCGCCGACTCCAGCAAAATGCCCCAGAGCACAACTCCGGTGGTGGAAGTGGAACTCGCCCGGATGCTGGAAGGGATCGCCGAAGTGGCGGGCAGCTACGGCGGGCCTGATTACACGTCGGTCGTCAAGAATTTCGATCCGATTCCGCTTCGGCAGACCCAACCGTTCAAACACAATAAAAAGAACAGCGCGGAACTGTGGGTGGTCTTTCTGCTGCGGGAACATTTCAAGACGCTGGGCTTAGGCAAGGATCGCTACTGGCCGCTCGTGGCCGAGGTCTGTGCGGCCGCCGACATCTCCCAGCCGAGCGGCCAATCGTACGGAGCGGAGGAACTCAAATCCTGGTGGCAAAAGAACTGGCCGCGGACCTACACGCAACTGGAACAGAAAGAGGCCGCGGCCGAACCGGGGGGAGCCGCATACAGGCACGATTTCGAGTGGTTTCAGGCCTGGATCACCTGGCAACGCACGCGCGCCCCACTGGCTCCGGCATAGTCACCGGAGAAGTCCGAACATGGTCTCAGGCGCTCGTCCGGGTGGGCGCCGGCTGTGTTCGGGGAGGAGCGGGGCCACCGTGATCGGGCGGCCCCTCTTGCAGAAGGGCGATGAGGAGCGCCACCTTCAAGGCGAATAACCCGACTCCGACCCACACCACGTAGGGTTGAACCCCTCCGGAATCGTTCAAGATCCGGTCCCTGCTGAGAACGTCCAGGCTCCGTTGCGCTCCGATCTTTGCCAACTGCTCCTTGATGTGCCAGTAATAGATGTAGTTCGCGCTGGCTCCCGCCATGATCCGCCAGACGAAATCCGCCGACAGATCCTGCGTGAAGTAAAACGCCACGACCGGCCCGACCGCATAGACCAGCGCGTACAGATACATCTTGCGGTACAGGAACCAAAG
This genomic window from Nitrospirota bacterium contains:
- a CDS encoding ATP-grasp domain-containing protein is translated as MRKLRVLVLMHEDLVPPEHTNGHDLKTVEWKTEYDVVSTLRKMGHEVRPLGVKSDLGVIRSAVEEWRPHIAFNLLEEFDGVAVYDQNVVSYLELLRVPYTGCNPRGLMLARDKALSKKVLSFHRIPFPEFIVVPLGRSVKRPKWLSFPLIVKSVSEEASLGISQASIVEDDEKLRERVAFIHNSVGTGAIVERYIEGRELYVGVLGNSHLQVLPVWELLMDKMPDESRRIATERVKWSRKYQEKYGIRSCEAKTLPEGMTEQIQHLAKRVYRALGLSGYARIDLRLDAEGRVYVLEANPNPQIAEDEDFAESAQRANLSYSDLLQDVLNIGLRWRPARVA
- a CDS encoding 2,3-bisphosphoglycerate-dependent phosphoglycerate mutase, coding for MGRLVLLRHGESQWNLENRFTGWVDVPLSAKGEEEAREAGKKLIGYRFDRAFTSVLTRAIETLRIVLEVIGQSHIPIEKDQALNERMYGDLQGLNKAETAQKYGEHQVKLWRRSYDIRPPGGESLKDTAERVLPYYKSRIEPHVLAGETILIAAHGNSLRALVMHLDRLTPDQVLELNIPTGAPLLYEFGPEGTATAHRYL
- a CDS encoding DUF2628 domain-containing protein, which encodes MKSCETCQQVNPDDARFCQQCGTAFSSAQPTEPVWDEAQLWRKFIGPNADRYLETFKKFSTASGPRFAFTWNWPAFLFEPFLWFLYRKMYLYALVYAVGPVVAFYFTQDLSADFVWRIMAGASANYIYYWHIKEQLAKIGAQRSLDVLSRDRILNDSGGVQPYVVWVGVGLFALKVALLIALLQEGPPDHGGPAPPRTQPAPTRTSA
- a CDS encoding putative zinc-binding metallopeptidase gives rise to the protein MLSSAADDQPWAAWPDDKLLNLKLCDLQLGLEGGFLSEQIARLYAELESRRLVFRPHFWLSDEWFTPDGVSGIAIPFYLAHPRLARLELSQMLEVEGGTAEWCMRILRHETGHAIENAHLLRRRRRRRQLFGKSSQPYPDYYTPKPYSRSFVLHLDIWYAQSHPDEDFAETFAVWLDPDSMWRERYRGWPALKKLEYMDQLMRELADVPPKVSSTQEIDPLSSLSKTLREHYEQKRERYGVERPNFYDADLRRLFSDAPAFAGNKTAAAFLSRIRKEVRRKVAGWTGEYQYTIDQVLESMIVRCRELNLRLAVPEDQAKLDFTVLLTVQTMNYLHSGRHRVAL